A stretch of Pseudomonas sp. 7SR1 DNA encodes these proteins:
- a CDS encoding leucine-rich repeat-containing protein kinase family protein encodes MDTLAQLRAGQLSGTTRLKLACGLTKFPREIFELADSLEILDLSGNQLDTLPDDLHRLSRLRVLFCSDNRFTELPECLGRCAALTMVGFKANRIERVTGAALPPLLRWLILTDNRISRLPDELGRRPHLQKLMLAGNRLQQLPQSLGQCQRLELLRVAANRLVELPQWLSTLPSLSWLAYAGNPLEPQANAAPLNATPAIDWSQLALRQRLGEGASGVIHRARWQPPGQAAREVAVKLYKGEMTSDGSPLHEMHACITAGRHPNLIEVLGQVAGHPQGQAGLVMALVEPSYRNLAGLPSLASCTRDVYADELRLSLPVTLRIAHGIASVGAHLHCQGLTHGDLYGHNILFNDQGDCLLGDFGAASFHDTPDSAQTRALQRIEVRAFGILLGELLERVEPGVVELGTLEELKARCCQPQVLARPGFDEIEGLLSELKRIDHSHTH; translated from the coding sequence ATGGACACCCTCGCCCAACTCCGCGCCGGCCAACTGTCGGGGACCACCCGATTGAAACTGGCATGTGGCCTGACGAAATTCCCCCGGGAAATCTTCGAGCTGGCCGACTCCCTAGAGATCCTCGACCTCAGCGGCAATCAGCTCGATACATTGCCCGACGACTTGCATCGGCTGAGCCGATTGCGCGTGCTGTTCTGCTCGGACAACCGCTTCACTGAACTGCCCGAATGCCTGGGCCGCTGCGCCGCCCTGACCATGGTCGGCTTCAAGGCCAACCGCATCGAACGTGTCACGGGGGCAGCCCTGCCGCCGCTGTTGCGCTGGCTGATCCTGACCGACAACCGCATCAGTCGATTGCCGGATGAACTGGGGCGACGCCCCCATCTGCAGAAACTCATGCTGGCCGGCAACCGATTGCAGCAGCTACCGCAAAGCCTGGGGCAATGCCAGCGACTCGAACTGCTGCGCGTCGCCGCCAACCGCCTGGTGGAGTTGCCGCAATGGCTGTCGACATTGCCCAGCCTCAGCTGGCTGGCCTACGCCGGCAATCCGCTGGAGCCCCAGGCCAATGCCGCCCCGTTGAACGCCACGCCCGCCATCGACTGGTCGCAACTGGCTCTGCGACAGCGGCTGGGGGAAGGCGCCTCGGGTGTGATCCACCGGGCCCGATGGCAACCGCCGGGCCAGGCGGCCAGGGAGGTTGCGGTGAAACTCTATAAAGGCGAAATGACCAGCGATGGCTCGCCATTGCACGAAATGCACGCCTGCATCACCGCCGGCAGGCATCCGAACCTGATCGAGGTACTGGGTCAGGTGGCCGGTCATCCCCAGGGGCAGGCCGGGCTGGTGATGGCCCTGGTGGAGCCCAGCTATCGCAACCTGGCCGGACTGCCCAGCCTGGCCTCCTGCACTCGCGATGTATATGCCGATGAACTGCGCTTGAGTCTGCCCGTAACGTTGCGCATCGCCCACGGCATCGCCTCGGTGGGGGCGCATCTCCATTGCCAAGGGCTCACCCATGGTGATCTGTACGGACACAACATTCTATTCAATGACCAAGGCGACTGCCTGTTGGGAGATTTCGGCGCAGCGTCGTTCCACGACACCCCGGACAGCGCGCAGACCCGGGCATTGCAACGTATCGAAGTGCGGGCCTTTGGGATTCTGCTGGGGGAACTGCTGGAGCGGGTCGAACCCGGCGTCGTGGAGCTTGGAACACTGGAAGAATTGAAGGCGCGCTGTTGTCAGCCGCAGGTACTGGCTCGGCCGGGGTTTGATGAGATTGAGGGTTTGCTTAGCGAACTCAAGCGAATTGATCACTCCCATACCCACTGA
- a CDS encoding YebC/PmpR family DNA-binding transcriptional regulator codes for MGAQWKVKHKEAAANAKGKIFGKLVKEISIAARNGADVATNAHLRLVVEQAKKASMPRETLERAIKKGSGQLGETVQYHRVTYEGFAPHQVPLIVECVTDNINRTVAEIRVAFRKGQLGASGSVAWDFNHVGMIEATPDTPDADPEMAAIEAGAQDFEPGEEGATLFITDPTDLDAVQKALPEQGFTVLSAKLGYQPKNPVSGLTDEQMAEVEAFLEGLDNHDDVQDMFVGLAG; via the coding sequence ATGGGCGCACAGTGGAAGGTTAAACACAAAGAAGCGGCTGCCAACGCCAAGGGCAAGATCTTCGGCAAACTGGTGAAGGAAATCAGTATTGCCGCGCGAAACGGCGCCGATGTCGCCACCAATGCCCACCTGCGACTGGTGGTCGAACAGGCCAAGAAGGCCTCCATGCCCCGCGAGACCCTGGAGCGAGCCATCAAGAAGGGCTCCGGACAGCTCGGCGAAACCGTGCAATACCACCGCGTCACCTACGAAGGGTTCGCGCCGCATCAGGTGCCGCTGATCGTCGAGTGCGTGACCGACAACATCAACCGCACCGTTGCCGAGATCCGCGTCGCCTTCCGCAAGGGCCAACTGGGCGCTTCAGGTTCGGTGGCATGGGATTTCAACCATGTAGGCATGATCGAGGCCACGCCGGACACCCCGGACGCCGATCCGGAAATGGCCGCCATCGAGGCCGGTGCCCAGGATTTCGAGCCGGGCGAAGAGGGCGCGACCCTGTTCATCACCGATCCGACCGACCTTGACGCCGTACAGAAGGCGTTGCCGGAGCAAGGCTTCACCGTGCTGTCCGCCAAGCTGGGCTACCAGCCCAAGAACCCGGTCAGCGGCCTGACCGACGAACAGATGGCCGAAGTCGAAGCCTTCCTGGAGGGCCTCGACAACCATGACGACGTGCAGGACATGTTCGTCGGTCTGGCCGGCTGA
- a CDS encoding type VI secretion system Vgr family protein → MRNDTESPFSLTLTQSDLRLQVLRFSGREALNRPYRFDLELIGLAPPISPDTLLGQPAFLRLDGSSGVHGIVHDVGLSAPAAHRIGYRLTLVPCLQNLEQGPQRRVFHRLSVVQILQRLLEDHALPAHGYRFELPHGQYPCRPFCIQYEESDLALLQRLCEEEGIHYHFEHTPYGHVAVFAEDPKSFPTRSVELSLRADAGGQQTIEHLYQHHRSTPSAPTYRFSDRATPHAATDAANHAFDAADREALRGNPALAHAHQAGRRSLERLRCRQREIHGHSAQPALRSGHVVQIDGHPVSTFNDQWLITEIEHRGRQSSILEANPSAAPSVRDYRNRFSAIPWSTVYRPALDHPRPCIPGYHIAYVLGPSGQPAPFDEHGQVRVSLWNPQQEGIALPVSRQILNGHSVLIAGSEVLVSFLDGDPDRPVLCPGAMDNGGRVVAPSLPSSHNRDSRLLFDWLLNPPDTTP, encoded by the coding sequence ATGCGCAACGACACGGAAAGCCCCTTCAGCCTGACGCTCACGCAAAGCGACTTGCGCCTGCAAGTGCTGCGGTTCAGTGGTCGGGAAGCCCTCAACCGGCCGTATCGCTTCGACCTCGAACTGATCGGCCTGGCCCCGCCGATCAGCCCCGACACGCTACTGGGGCAACCGGCCTTCCTGCGCCTGGACGGCTCGTCCGGGGTGCATGGGATCGTGCACGATGTCGGCCTCAGCGCCCCTGCCGCGCACCGTATCGGCTATCGCCTGACGCTGGTTCCTTGTCTCCAGAACCTGGAACAAGGTCCGCAACGACGGGTTTTCCATCGCCTCAGCGTCGTGCAGATCCTGCAGCGCTTGCTGGAAGACCACGCATTGCCCGCCCATGGTTACCGCTTCGAGCTGCCCCATGGGCAGTATCCGTGCCGCCCCTTTTGTATCCAGTACGAGGAAAGCGACCTGGCACTGCTGCAACGGCTGTGCGAGGAAGAAGGCATCCACTACCACTTCGAACACACGCCCTACGGTCACGTCGCAGTATTTGCGGAAGATCCAAAAAGCTTTCCTACGCGATCTGTCGAATTATCCCTGCGTGCCGATGCTGGCGGCCAACAGACCATCGAGCACCTGTACCAGCATCACCGTTCCACACCGTCTGCCCCGACCTACCGTTTCAGCGACCGGGCGACGCCCCACGCCGCCACCGATGCGGCCAATCATGCCTTCGACGCTGCTGATCGCGAGGCGCTGCGGGGCAATCCAGCGCTGGCTCACGCCCACCAGGCCGGGCGCCGGAGCCTGGAGCGGCTGCGCTGCCGGCAGCGGGAGATCCACGGCCATAGCGCCCAACCCGCGCTGCGCAGCGGTCATGTCGTGCAAATCGACGGACACCCGGTCTCCACCTTCAACGATCAATGGCTGATCACCGAAATCGAACATCGCGGACGGCAATCCTCGATTCTCGAGGCGAACCCGTCGGCCGCACCGTCGGTCCGGGACTACCGAAACCGCTTCTCGGCCATCCCCTGGTCTACGGTGTACAGGCCGGCACTCGATCACCCCAGGCCCTGCATTCCCGGTTATCACATTGCGTATGTGCTTGGTCCTTCCGGCCAGCCGGCCCCGTTCGACGAGCATGGCCAGGTCCGGGTCAGCCTCTGGAACCCTCAGCAGGAAGGCATCGCCCTGCCGGTATCGCGGCAGATATTGAACGGCCACAGCGTACTCATCGCCGGCAGCGAAGTGCTGGTGAGCTTTCTCGATGGCGATCCCGACCGACCGGTGCTGTGCCCTGGAGCGATGGACAATGGCGGGCGCGTCGTCGCGCCATCATTGCCATCGTCGCACAACCGGGATTCACGGTTGCTGTTCGACTGGCTGCTCAACCCACCCGACACGACACCGTGA
- a CDS encoding cytochrome b, with protein sequence MPWKSSESRYSTATVTLHWLMLVLLAVVYACIELRGIFPKGSGGRTLIKEAHFMLGLTVFLLVWLRLFARSIGKAPAIFPASPAWQTVLARLMHWALYLFMIAMPLLGWLITSAEGHQVMFYGFDLPLLVDQDKDFAKRLEGWHVLGGTIGYWLIGLHALAGLYHHYIVRDNTLLRMMPKRG encoded by the coding sequence ATGCCCTGGAAAAGCTCCGAAAGCCGCTACAGTACCGCCACGGTCACCTTGCACTGGCTGATGCTGGTGTTGCTGGCGGTGGTATATGCCTGCATCGAATTGCGCGGGATCTTCCCCAAGGGCAGTGGCGGTCGAACCCTGATCAAGGAAGCGCACTTCATGCTGGGCCTGACGGTTTTCCTGCTGGTCTGGCTGCGCCTGTTCGCCCGCAGCATCGGCAAGGCACCGGCCATCTTTCCGGCTTCGCCTGCCTGGCAGACCGTCCTGGCGCGGCTGATGCATTGGGCGCTGTACCTGTTCATGATCGCCATGCCGCTACTGGGCTGGCTGATCACCAGCGCCGAGGGACATCAGGTGATGTTCTATGGGTTCGATCTGCCGTTGCTCGTCGACCAGGACAAGGATTTCGCCAAACGCCTCGAGGGCTGGCATGTGCTGGGCGGGACCATCGGCTATTGGTTGATCGGCCTGCACGCCCTGGCAGGGCTGTATCACCACTACATCGTGCGCGATAACACACTGCTGCGAATGATGCCCAAGCGCGGCTGA
- a CDS encoding 1-aminocyclopropane-1-carboxylate deaminase/D-cysteine desulfhydrase, which yields MLLGALDWHPRPRLEPLHLDWLARAGVEVAVLRLDRIDPLISGNKWFKLLHHLHSAHEVGAEGIMSLGGAYSNHLHALAAAGKRFDFPTVGLLRGHPRQTPTVLDLMAFGMELHWLGYGGYRERHAVDFWTPWRARYPQLYPVPEGGSGLPGAQGCMAWVASVREQLPRLGWADYHGWWLACGTGTSLAGLVLAEAGEHTVHGVLAVPPDHGVALQVSSLLKEAGFADLPYELHDGSRGGFARVDAELSAFVADTRAIELEPLYTGKALMMLKTRVEAGQFAPGTRLVFVHTGGLQGRRGFE from the coding sequence ATGCTGCTTGGCGCTCTCGACTGGCATCCTCGACCTCGACTCGAACCCCTTCATCTGGATTGGCTCGCCCGTGCCGGTGTCGAGGTGGCGGTGCTGCGCCTGGACCGGATCGATCCGCTGATCAGCGGTAACAAGTGGTTCAAGCTGCTTCATCATCTGCACTCGGCCCATGAGGTGGGTGCCGAGGGCATCATGAGCCTGGGGGGCGCCTACTCCAACCATCTGCATGCCCTGGCCGCGGCCGGCAAACGCTTCGACTTCCCCACGGTCGGCCTGTTGCGCGGTCATCCCCGACAAACGCCCACGGTGCTTGATCTCATGGCGTTCGGCATGGAGCTGCACTGGCTGGGCTACGGTGGATACCGTGAACGGCACGCGGTGGATTTCTGGACGCCGTGGCGGGCGCGTTATCCGCAGCTATACCCGGTCCCCGAGGGCGGTTCAGGATTGCCCGGCGCGCAAGGCTGCATGGCCTGGGTGGCCAGTGTCCGTGAGCAACTGCCAAGGCTGGGATGGGCGGACTATCATGGTTGGTGGCTGGCATGCGGCACCGGGACGTCATTGGCGGGGTTGGTCCTGGCCGAGGCGGGGGAACATACGGTCCATGGTGTGCTCGCGGTGCCGCCGGACCACGGCGTGGCGTTGCAGGTGTCCAGTCTCTTGAAAGAAGCAGGATTCGCCGATCTGCCTTATGAATTGCATGACGGCAGCCGGGGTGGTTTCGCCCGGGTCGATGCCGAGCTCAGCGCCTTCGTCGCGGACACCCGGGCAATCGAACTGGAGCCGTTGTACACCGGCAAGGCACTGATGATGCTCAAGACCAGGGTCGAAGCCGGGCAGTTCGCACCGGGCACTCGCCTGGTTTTCGTCCATACCGGCGGCCTGCAGGGTCGCCGGGGATTCGAATGA
- a CDS encoding oxidoreductase translates to MTASHYPHLLAPLDLGFTTLRNRTLMGSMHTGLEEKPGGFERMAAYFAERALGGVGLMVTGGIAPNDEGGVYSGAAKLTTEEEALKHRIVTRAVHEAGGKICMQILHAGRYAYSPRQVAPSAIQAPINPFKPKELDEEGIEKQISDFVTCSVLARQAEYDGVEIMGSEGYFINQFLAAHTNHRTDRWGGSYENRMRLPVEIVRRVREAVGPDFIIIFRLSMLDLVEGGSSWEEIVQLARAIEQAGATIINTGIGWHEARIPTIATKVPRAAFSKVTAKLRGSVSIPLITTNRINTPEVAERILAEGDADMVSMARPFLADPAFVNKAAAGRADEINTCIGCNQACLDHTFGGKLTSCLVNPRACHETELNYLPATQVKKIAVVGAGPAGLSAATVAAERGHQVTLFDSASEIGGQFNIAKRVPGKEEFYETLRYFNRKLQTTNVELCLNTRVDVAQLVAGGYDEIILATGIAPRVPAIPGVEHAKVLSYLDVILERKPVGRSVAVIGAGGIGFDVSEFLVHQGVATSQDREAFWKEWGIDSRLEARGGVAGIKAEPHAPARQVFLLQRKTSKVGDGLGKTTGWIHRTGLKNKQVQMLNSVQYLKIDDEGLHIRIGDAGEPQVLAVDNIVICAGQDPLRELQEGLEAAGQTVHLIGGADVAAELDAKRAINQGSRLAAQL, encoded by the coding sequence ATGACCGCCTCTCATTACCCGCACCTGCTCGCCCCGCTGGACTTGGGTTTTACCACGCTGCGCAACCGCACCCTGATGGGGTCGATGCACACCGGCCTTGAAGAAAAGCCCGGTGGTTTCGAGCGCATGGCGGCCTATTTTGCCGAGCGTGCCCTTGGAGGGGTGGGACTGATGGTCACCGGTGGTATCGCGCCGAACGACGAGGGCGGCGTTTACTCGGGGGCGGCCAAGCTGACCACCGAGGAGGAAGCCCTCAAGCACCGCATCGTCACCCGGGCCGTCCATGAGGCCGGCGGCAAGATCTGCATGCAGATTCTCCATGCCGGCCGCTATGCCTACAGCCCTCGGCAAGTGGCGCCGAGTGCGATCCAGGCGCCGATCAATCCATTCAAGCCCAAGGAGCTGGACGAAGAGGGCATCGAGAAACAGATCAGCGATTTCGTGACCTGCTCGGTATTGGCCCGCCAGGCGGAATACGACGGTGTCGAAATCATGGGCTCCGAAGGTTATTTCATTAACCAGTTCCTGGCGGCCCACACCAATCACCGCACCGATCGCTGGGGTGGCAGTTATGAAAACCGCATGCGCTTGCCCGTGGAAATCGTGCGTCGGGTACGCGAGGCGGTAGGTCCGGATTTCATCATCATTTTCCGCCTGTCGATGCTCGACCTGGTGGAAGGCGGTAGCAGCTGGGAGGAAATCGTCCAGTTGGCCAGGGCCATCGAACAGGCAGGGGCGACGATCATCAATACGGGGATCGGCTGGCACGAAGCGCGGATCCCCACCATCGCCACCAAGGTACCGCGGGCCGCGTTCAGCAAGGTCACGGCCAAGCTGCGCGGTTCGGTGAGCATCCCGCTGATCACCACCAACCGTATCAACACGCCGGAAGTGGCCGAGCGGATCCTGGCCGAAGGCGACGCCGACATGGTCTCCATGGCGCGACCATTCCTGGCGGATCCGGCTTTCGTCAACAAGGCCGCCGCCGGCCGTGCGGATGAAATCAACACCTGCATCGGCTGCAACCAGGCCTGCCTCGACCATACCTTTGGCGGCAAGCTCACCAGTTGCCTGGTGAACCCGCGGGCATGCCATGAAACCGAGCTCAACTACCTGCCGGCGACCCAGGTGAAGAAAATCGCGGTGGTGGGGGCCGGTCCGGCCGGCTTGTCTGCGGCCACCGTAGCGGCCGAGCGAGGGCACCAGGTGACGCTGTTCGATTCGGCCAGCGAAATCGGTGGGCAGTTCAACATTGCCAAACGCGTCCCGGGCAAGGAAGAGTTCTACGAGACCCTGCGTTATTTCAATCGCAAGTTGCAGACCACCAACGTCGAACTGTGCCTCAACACCCGGGTGGATGTGGCGCAACTGGTGGCGGGTGGTTATGACGAGATCATCCTCGCCACCGGCATCGCGCCGCGAGTACCGGCGATTCCGGGGGTGGAGCACGCCAAGGTCCTGAGCTACCTGGATGTGATCCTGGAGCGCAAGCCGGTGGGCCGCAGCGTGGCGGTCATCGGGGCCGGTGGCATCGGTTTTGACGTTTCGGAGTTTCTGGTTCACCAGGGCGTTGCCACCAGCCAGGATCGGGAAGCGTTCTGGAAGGAGTGGGGCATCGACAGCCGTCTCGAGGCACGGGGCGGCGTCGCCGGGATCAAGGCCGAGCCCCATGCGCCGGCGCGGCAAGTATTCCTGTTGCAGCGCAAGACCTCCAAGGTCGGCGATGGCCTGGGCAAGACCACCGGCTGGATTCACCGCACCGGCCTGAAGAACAAGCAGGTGCAGATGCTCAACAGTGTCCAGTACCTGAAGATCGACGACGAAGGTCTGCACATCCGCATCGGTGACGCTGGCGAGCCCCAGGTGCTGGCAGTGGACAACATTGTCATCTGTGCCGGCCAGGACCCGCTGCGCGAACTGCAGGAAGGCCTGGAAGCGGCGGGTCAGACCGTCCACCTCATCGGTGGCGCCGACGTGGCGGCGGAACTGGATGCCAAACGGGCAATCAACCAGGGCTCGCGGCTGGCGGCGCAGCTGTAG
- a CDS encoding carbon-nitrogen hydrolase family protein has product MRKLLYLLFSLASIAALVTYALWTADRPAGHYLSDLRINLAVDQGIPADQGNLLGIQPELFPTDYQSPERLHRKLAAYLQAARDQGFVNEKTIVVLPEHIGTWLMISGEKDELYQAGTLKEAMNWLAVSNPLAFIRALLAAEGDKRLDDAYLRMKAQGMAHEYQALFGGLAKEFGVTLVAGSIVLPEPSVSEGELRIGPGALYNSSLVFGRDGRPLGQPQRQQHPVFDQHEVLGSERSDTPRVIDTPAGRLGVLIGSDSWYPVYYRQLNEQGAQLIAVPAFVLGRDTWNEPWSGYKGLSTPSEVSLKPGEVSEGQAWHRLTLTSQLPISQAKGGVSVFLRGQFWDNGSAGQSFISHGGQHFPDGEARGARLLNLWL; this is encoded by the coding sequence ATGCGCAAACTTTTGTACCTGTTGTTTTCACTGGCCTCGATTGCCGCCCTGGTCACCTACGCGCTGTGGACGGCGGATCGTCCGGCGGGCCATTACCTGTCGGACCTGCGCATCAACCTGGCGGTCGACCAGGGCATCCCCGCCGATCAAGGCAATCTGCTGGGTATCCAGCCCGAGCTCTTCCCCACGGATTACCAGAGCCCCGAGCGACTGCATCGCAAACTCGCGGCCTATCTGCAGGCTGCCCGCGACCAGGGCTTCGTCAACGAAAAAACCATCGTGGTCTTGCCCGAGCACATCGGTACGTGGCTGATGATCAGCGGTGAAAAGGACGAGCTGTATCAGGCTGGGACATTGAAGGAAGCGATGAACTGGCTGGCCGTCAGCAACCCGTTGGCCTTTATCCGGGCCTTGCTCGCTGCCGAGGGCGATAAACGACTGGACGATGCGTACTTGCGCATGAAGGCCCAGGGCATGGCCCATGAGTACCAGGCGCTGTTTGGCGGCCTGGCCAAGGAGTTTGGCGTGACCCTGGTGGCCGGCTCCATCGTACTGCCCGAGCCCAGCGTCAGCGAGGGCGAACTGCGGATAGGTCCGGGCGCGCTGTACAACAGCAGCCTGGTGTTCGGTCGCGATGGCCGACCGCTCGGGCAACCTCAGCGCCAGCAGCATCCTGTATTCGATCAACACGAGGTACTGGGTAGCGAACGCTCCGACACACCTCGCGTCATCGACACCCCGGCCGGACGCCTGGGGGTGCTGATCGGCAGCGACAGTTGGTACCCGGTCTATTATCGACAACTCAACGAACAGGGCGCACAACTGATCGCCGTCCCCGCCTTTGTCCTGGGACGAGACACCTGGAACGAACCCTGGAGCGGCTATAAAGGCCTCTCCACCCCCAGCGAGGTCAGCCTCAAGCCCGGAGAAGTGAGCGAAGGCCAGGCCTGGCATCGCCTGACCCTGACCAGCCAGTTGCCCATCAGCCAGGCCAAGGGCGGCGTCAGCGTGTTCCTGCGGGGGCAGTTCTGGGACAACGGAAGCGCCGGCCAAAGCTTTATCAGCCACGGCGGCCAGCATTTCCCTGACGGCGAAGCCCGTGGCGCGCGCTTGCTGAACCTGTGGTTGTAG
- a CDS encoding AraC family transcriptional regulator, with translation MKPQPMRLGDLSVGFVHSLADAVASHGQDPQPLLEQYGLDAARLAEPGARLSIPRYMRLGHAAIQQTADPALGLRMGRFSRLSQAGLAGVTAAQAPTVREAARCMVRFEPLYGSNYRGQSSFHEDAQGAWVRFYSISPYNAYNRFVVDSIIAGWLQQLSSVSGNPLRAERIEIEFEAPAYLEAYRALGDCPIVFGAEQNQLRLGLESLAQRNPQHCPSTWRHLLQLCERELEQLTRTRSLRERIIQLLGPLLSGGREPGLEEVAARLKLPTWTLRRKLAEEGTQFRAILNDTRRDLAMTYIRDTELAFGEIAYLLGFASAEAFQRAFKRWNGQTPGEFRRSHRNK, from the coding sequence ATGAAACCGCAGCCGATGCGCCTGGGGGACCTGTCAGTGGGTTTCGTCCATAGCCTGGCCGATGCGGTCGCCAGCCACGGACAGGATCCCCAGCCCTTGCTGGAACAATATGGCCTCGATGCCGCACGCCTGGCGGAGCCTGGGGCACGGTTGTCGATTCCACGCTACATGCGCCTGGGCCATGCCGCGATCCAGCAGACGGCAGACCCGGCCCTGGGCCTGCGCATGGGACGCTTCAGCCGCTTGAGCCAGGCTGGCCTGGCTGGTGTCACCGCGGCCCAGGCCCCGACGGTCCGCGAAGCCGCACGCTGCATGGTTCGCTTCGAGCCGCTCTACGGCTCCAACTACCGTGGTCAATCGAGCTTTCACGAAGATGCCCAGGGCGCCTGGGTACGGTTCTATTCCATCAGTCCGTATAACGCCTATAACCGCTTCGTCGTGGACTCGATCATCGCCGGCTGGCTCCAGCAGCTCTCCAGCGTGAGCGGCAACCCGCTGCGAGCCGAGCGCATAGAGATCGAATTCGAAGCGCCGGCCTACCTGGAAGCCTACCGGGCACTCGGTGATTGCCCGATCGTATTCGGGGCCGAACAGAACCAGTTGCGCCTGGGCCTGGAAAGCCTCGCCCAGCGCAACCCACAGCACTGCCCCAGCACTTGGCGGCACCTGCTGCAACTGTGTGAACGGGAACTGGAACAACTCACCCGCACCCGCAGCCTGCGCGAGCGCATCATCCAACTGCTGGGGCCGTTGCTCAGCGGTGGCCGTGAACCCGGCCTGGAAGAAGTGGCGGCACGCCTGAAGCTACCGACCTGGACGCTACGCCGAAAACTGGCGGAAGAAGGCACACAATTTCGCGCCATTCTCAACGACACTCGGCGCGACCTGGCCATGACTTACATTCGCGACACTGAACTGGCGTTCGGTGAAATCGCCTATTTGCTGGGGTTTGCCTCAGCCGAAGCATTTCAACGCGCGTTCAAGCGCTGGAATGGCCAGACGCCCGGAGAGTTTCGTCGCAGTCATCGGAACAAATGA
- a CDS encoding DUF2242 domain-containing protein: MFRSFHMRTVGLALMLAVAAGCSSKKAAIYEHENFDDSGTYSRTYPVSDAATCEAGRRALLSQGYIITSSDPKLVSGHKSFQQTGDTHMEISFNLVCAQDSGTGHRSTMFANALQDRYALKKINNSASLGVGVLGSVSMPIGSSDDSMVKVASETVSAAKFYERFFALVEAFLPAEAKKGAESADKPKAELGVPETRVEPAALTPAPMPEPSAPAPVAPTQQEAAPAPAQVLPAASEPVVPPAEPAPIAPSEVAPSGEAVPVTAPEPTQEPITPPPPSDLPPPSEPIQPLPAS, from the coding sequence ATGTTCAGATCATTTCACATGCGCACCGTCGGGCTGGCACTGATGCTGGCTGTCGCAGCCGGTTGCTCGTCGAAGAAAGCCGCCATTTACGAGCATGAGAACTTCGATGACTCCGGTACCTATTCCCGGACCTATCCGGTGAGCGATGCAGCGACCTGCGAGGCCGGGCGCCGTGCGCTGCTCAGCCAGGGCTACATCATTACCAGCAGCGATCCGAAACTGGTCAGCGGCCACAAAAGCTTCCAGCAGACCGGTGATACTCACATGGAGATCAGCTTCAACCTGGTCTGCGCGCAGGACAGCGGCACCGGACACCGTTCGACCATGTTCGCCAACGCGCTGCAGGACCGTTACGCGCTGAAGAAGATCAACAACTCCGCCAGCCTGGGCGTGGGAGTGCTGGGGTCGGTGTCGATGCCCATCGGTTCGTCGGATGATTCGATGGTCAAGGTCGCCAGTGAAACGGTATCGGCGGCCAAGTTCTATGAGCGTTTCTTTGCGCTGGTGGAGGCATTCCTGCCAGCGGAAGCGAAGAAGGGCGCTGAAAGTGCCGATAAACCGAAAGCTGAGCTGGGCGTTCCGGAAACCAGGGTAGAGCCTGCCGCGTTGACGCCTGCGCCGATGCCGGAGCCGTCAGCCCCGGCGCCCGTAGCGCCGACGCAGCAGGAAGCTGCGCCAGCCCCGGCTCAGGTCCTCCCAGCGGCCTCGGAACCAGTGGTGCCTCCTGCGGAACCTGCGCCAATCGCGCCCAGTGAAGTAGCGCCATCAGGGGAGGCCGTGCCCGTTACAGCGCCGGAGCCGACCCAGGAGCCCATCACGCCGCCCCCGCCCAGTGACCTGCCGCCTCCCTCTGAACCCATCCAGCCGCTGCCTGCCTCGTGA